A DNA window from Acidimicrobiia bacterium contains the following coding sequences:
- the argF gene encoding ornithine carbamoyltransferase, with protein sequence MRPGMATRCLEVDDLTPGELRSILDDAVAWKSDPGNVPDLLTGRGAVALFEKPSARTRTAFEMAVVGLGGHPIQVRGEDVGIGVRESAADVARTFAAFCDVIAARVFDHDVLRVMAEATDTPVVNLLSDSAHPTQALADVLTLREQFGDLEGRRVAYVGDGNNVAASLAFAAALCGLEMTVSSPAGYELDEEVVERARNLGGSVTPVPDPHEAVHGVDAVYTDVWASMGQESEAAQRRKAFDGYTVDTTLMERAGDDAVFLHCLPAHRGEEVAAEVIDGEHSRVWQQAENRMHALRALLAHLVAGAGATPTTMGDA encoded by the coding sequence ATGAGACCCGGTATGGCGACACGGTGCCTGGAGGTCGACGACCTCACACCGGGTGAGCTCCGGAGCATCCTCGACGACGCCGTCGCGTGGAAGAGCGATCCGGGGAACGTCCCCGATCTGCTCACAGGCCGTGGTGCCGTGGCCCTCTTCGAGAAGCCGTCGGCCCGGACACGCACCGCCTTCGAGATGGCCGTCGTCGGGCTGGGTGGCCACCCGATCCAGGTCCGGGGCGAGGACGTCGGTATCGGTGTACGCGAGAGCGCAGCCGACGTGGCGCGAACCTTCGCCGCCTTCTGCGACGTCATTGCCGCCCGAGTCTTCGACCACGACGTCCTGCGGGTGATGGCGGAGGCGACCGACACGCCCGTCGTGAACCTCCTCTCCGACAGCGCCCACCCGACCCAGGCGTTGGCCGACGTGCTCACGCTACGCGAGCAGTTCGGCGACCTCGAGGGGCGGCGAGTGGCGTACGTCGGTGACGGCAACAACGTGGCGGCGTCGCTCGCATTCGCTGCCGCCCTGTGTGGGCTCGAGATGACCGTGTCCTCTCCGGCGGGCTACGAGCTCGACGAGGAGGTGGTCGAGCGCGCGCGCAACCTCGGTGGTTCCGTCACGCCGGTGCCGGACCCCCACGAGGCGGTCCACGGTGTCGACGCCGTCTACACCGACGTCTGGGCGTCGATGGGCCAGGAATCCGAGGCGGCGCAGCGACGCAAGGCCTTCGACGGCTACACGGTCGACACCACTCTGATGGAGCGGGCGGGCGACGACGCCGTGTTCCTCCACTGCCTCCCGGCGCACCGCGGCGAGGAGGTCGCCGCCGAGGTGATCGACGGAGAGCACTCACGTGTGTGGCAGCAGGCCGAGAACCGCATGCACGCCCTCCGGGCGCTGCTCGCCCACCTCGTCGCCGGCGCCGGGGCCACGCCCACGACGATGGGAGACGCCTGA
- the argJ gene encoding bifunctional glutamate N-acetyltransferase/amino-acid acetyltransferase ArgJ produces the protein MSVTAPKGFVAAGTACGLKGGGAPDLALVATTAGRAVPAAGVFTTNRVAAAPVVVSRGHLDDPHAAAVVLNSGNANAATGAAGRTAALATADAVADSIGVDPTDVLVCSTGLIGIPFPADVVVRAVPGLTAALDDTPEAGAVAAGAILTTDTVSKEAVAGVQIGGRAVTVGGMAKGAGMLAPAHATMLAVLTTDAVVGPGDLQAMLAGAVDVTFDRMTVDGAQSTNDTVLVLASGDAGGGEITAGSADGRALAGAVEAVCSSLAEQMARDAEGATKVVHVTVTGASDDGQALRAARQVAESQLVKCSWYGENAYWGRVLSELGVSGADLDPEAVDISYGGITVCRDGVAAVHDEAAVDAVMSAAEIEIDCDLHHGSGTATVLTTDLSHAYVDENMGKS, from the coding sequence GTGAGCGTGACGGCCCCGAAGGGCTTCGTGGCCGCCGGGACGGCGTGCGGCCTCAAGGGTGGCGGGGCCCCCGACCTGGCGCTCGTGGCCACGACCGCCGGTCGTGCCGTGCCCGCTGCGGGTGTGTTCACCACGAACAGGGTGGCGGCGGCACCGGTCGTGGTCAGCCGCGGGCATCTCGACGACCCGCACGCCGCCGCGGTCGTTCTCAACTCGGGAAACGCCAACGCGGCGACCGGGGCAGCCGGCCGCACCGCTGCCCTCGCCACAGCCGACGCCGTGGCAGATTCGATCGGAGTCGACCCCACCGACGTTCTCGTGTGCTCGACCGGGCTCATCGGTATCCCGTTCCCGGCCGATGTGGTCGTCCGTGCCGTTCCCGGCCTGACGGCCGCGCTCGACGACACGCCGGAGGCGGGTGCTGTGGCGGCCGGTGCGATCCTTACCACCGACACGGTGAGCAAGGAGGCCGTGGCCGGCGTGCAGATCGGCGGTCGTGCCGTCACGGTGGGCGGGATGGCGAAGGGAGCCGGGATGCTCGCACCGGCGCACGCCACGATGCTCGCCGTGCTGACGACCGACGCTGTCGTCGGGCCCGGCGATCTCCAGGCGATGCTCGCCGGTGCCGTCGACGTGACGTTCGACAGAATGACCGTCGACGGAGCACAGTCCACCAACGACACCGTCCTGGTCCTGGCGTCCGGTGACGCGGGAGGTGGGGAGATCACGGCCGGGTCCGCGGACGGACGTGCCCTCGCCGGCGCTGTGGAAGCCGTGTGCAGCTCCCTGGCGGAGCAGATGGCCCGCGACGCCGAGGGGGCCACCAAGGTCGTCCACGTGACCGTCACCGGTGCGAGCGATGACGGGCAGGCGCTGCGCGCCGCGCGTCAGGTCGCCGAGAGCCAGCTCGTGAAGTGCTCGTGGTACGGGGAGAACGCCTACTGGGGGCGGGTGCTCTCGGAGCTCGGCGTGAGCGGCGCCGATCTCGATCCCGAGGCCGTCGACATCTCCTACGGTGGGATCACGGTGTGTCGCGACGGCGTCGCCGCCGTGCACGACGAGGCAGCCGTCGACGCCGTCATGTCGGCCGCCGAGATCGAGATCGATTGCGACCTCCACCATGGCAGCGGTACGGCGACCGTGCTCACGACGGACCTCTCGCACGCCTACGTCGACGAGAACATGGGGAAGTCGTGA
- a CDS encoding acetylornithine transaminase has protein sequence MSTARTEPGSRTQALDAHHVMATYARQPVVFTRGEGSLLWDEDGREYLDFLGGLAVTSLGHAHPAVAAAIGEQARRLLHVSNLFHTEVQPRLARKVDGLLHAASGRHGRTFFANSGAEANEAAIKLARRIGQRDGGPSRHGIVSALRSFHGRTLTTLAATGQPEKQEIFAPLPTGFTQTAFGDIDSLRATVDDTTCAVMLEVIQAEGGVNVAPPGYLAAVRELCDDHGALLILDEVQTGLGRTGTWFAFEHDGVSPDIVTLAKALGNGVPIGACWAHEDVAAGFSPGDHATTFGGQPLAARAALEVLSVMEAEDVPARAARAGIRLSEGLEALSAVTGVRGRGLLLAAELEPGLDAPVVVARCLSAGLVVNAVTPSAIRLTPSLLVTDDEIQCAVSVLADVLAGMQPEAAT, from the coding sequence GTGAGCACCGCACGCACAGAGCCCGGCAGCCGAACACAGGCTCTCGACGCGCACCACGTCATGGCCACCTACGCACGTCAACCGGTCGTGTTCACCCGCGGCGAGGGATCTCTCCTCTGGGACGAGGACGGGCGCGAGTACCTCGACTTCCTCGGTGGACTGGCCGTCACGTCGCTCGGCCACGCCCACCCGGCGGTGGCGGCCGCCATCGGCGAGCAGGCCCGGCGCCTCCTCCACGTGTCGAACCTCTTCCACACCGAGGTACAACCGCGCCTGGCCCGGAAGGTCGACGGCCTGCTCCATGCCGCGTCCGGCCGGCACGGCCGGACCTTCTTCGCCAACTCGGGAGCCGAGGCCAATGAGGCCGCCATCAAGCTCGCGCGCCGTATCGGCCAGCGTGACGGCGGCCCGTCGCGCCACGGGATCGTGTCGGCACTGCGCTCCTTCCACGGCCGCACCCTCACGACCCTGGCGGCCACCGGCCAGCCGGAGAAGCAGGAGATCTTCGCGCCGCTCCCCACCGGCTTCACGCAGACGGCCTTCGGCGACATCGACTCTCTGCGGGCCACGGTCGACGACACCACGTGTGCGGTCATGCTGGAGGTCATCCAGGCCGAAGGGGGCGTGAACGTGGCGCCACCGGGCTACCTCGCAGCGGTGCGGGAGCTCTGCGACGACCACGGCGCCCTTCTCATCCTCGACGAGGTCCAGACGGGGCTGGGTCGAACCGGGACCTGGTTCGCCTTCGAGCACGACGGTGTGTCGCCCGACATCGTCACGCTGGCCAAGGCCCTCGGGAACGGGGTTCCGATCGGCGCCTGCTGGGCGCATGAGGACGTCGCCGCGGGCTTCTCGCCCGGCGACCACGCCACGACGTTCGGGGGCCAGCCGCTCGCCGCCCGGGCCGCTCTCGAGGTCCTGAGCGTCATGGAGGCCGAAGACGTCCCCGCACGGGCGGCCAGGGCGGGGATCCGGCTCTCCGAGGGTCTGGAGGCGCTGAGCGCTGTCACCGGGGTCCGCGGGCGAGGCCTGCTCCTGGCGGCCGAGCTGGAGCCCGGACTCGACGCTCCCGTTGTCGTGGCGCGGTGCCTGTCGGCCGGGCTGGTGGTCAACGCCGTCACACCGTCCGCCATCCGGCTCACACCGTCGCTGCTGGTCACCGACGACGAGATCCAGTGTGCCGTGTCGGTCCTCGCCGACGTCCTCGCCGGGATGCAGCCGGAGGCCGCGACATGA
- the pheT gene encoding phenylalanine--tRNA ligase subunit beta, which produces MRVPLSWLREFADIPGAPADIAAALDDLGLVVDALEQPGNDITGVVTATVLDVVDHPNADRLTLVDVDRGGATVRVVCGAKNLASGDVVPYAPVGAVLPGGVALERRTIRGEVSEGMLCSASELGIGDDHSGILHLGTDTPPGVDAVEALGLDDVVFDVDVTPNRADAMCVVGVARDLAAHTGAEFSLPTPDVPTSGDPGATEVSVTVEEPERCTRFTARVIEVGPGPSPAWMAQRLRLAGMRPISNIVDVTNYAMLERGQPLHAFDLDLLAGPGIVVRCAEPGEALTTLDGVERTLTDEDLLVCDADRVGQAVAGVMGGGATEVSDSTMRILLEAAHFEASGIARTSHRLGLRSEASARFERGVDPDGVLRGSDRAAELLAEVAGAHPVPDPVDHYPVPAERPRIRVRAPRVSDLLGIERSAGEIATLLEPLGISADVSGDDPTDLDVRPPTFRPDLGREIDIIEEVARRIGYNAIERTTPVSPGHAGGLSPDQRDRRLVADALAGAGCDEAVTLSFLAPSDLEAAGLPPEGVEVENPLRAEESLLRPRLLPGLLAVARLNGGRQLPDVSLFETGRVFGPPPEGQVLPDERDAVAGLLVGSRRPGPHTPTRDVDVYDIVDVWSAVLEALALSDHRLEPGDSPGLRPGRSAYIVLDGTPVGSLGEVAAPVIEAFSLSGVAVAFEADLDAVLAASRRSRTLHRPSRFPMSSIDLAFVVASDVPAAALARTMHGADDLVESVRCFDEYTGDELGEGRRSLAYAVALRADDRTLTDAEVGEARARLIEAVETAHGATLRA; this is translated from the coding sequence ATGCGCGTCCCCCTGTCCTGGCTCCGCGAGTTCGCCGACATCCCCGGTGCACCCGCCGACATCGCCGCAGCGCTCGACGACCTCGGCCTCGTCGTCGACGCACTCGAGCAACCCGGGAACGACATCACGGGCGTGGTCACGGCCACGGTGCTCGACGTCGTCGACCACCCCAACGCCGACCGGCTCACCCTCGTCGACGTCGACCGCGGCGGCGCGACGGTTCGTGTCGTCTGCGGCGCGAAGAACCTGGCATCGGGCGACGTCGTGCCCTACGCGCCCGTGGGCGCCGTGCTTCCCGGTGGTGTCGCGTTGGAGCGCCGAACGATCCGCGGCGAGGTCTCCGAGGGGATGCTGTGCTCCGCTTCCGAGCTCGGCATCGGCGACGACCACTCCGGCATCCTCCACCTCGGCACGGACACGCCGCCGGGTGTCGACGCCGTCGAGGCGCTCGGTCTCGACGATGTCGTCTTCGACGTCGACGTCACCCCCAACCGGGCCGACGCCATGTGTGTCGTCGGCGTGGCGCGTGATCTCGCCGCCCACACGGGTGCCGAGTTCTCCCTGCCCACTCCCGACGTGCCGACATCGGGCGACCCGGGTGCCACGGAGGTCTCGGTCACCGTCGAGGAGCCGGAGCGCTGCACACGGTTCACCGCACGCGTCATCGAGGTCGGTCCCGGGCCCTCACCCGCGTGGATGGCGCAGCGTCTCCGACTGGCGGGCATGCGCCCGATCTCGAACATCGTCGACGTCACCAACTACGCCATGCTCGAGCGCGGCCAGCCGCTCCACGCCTTCGACCTCGATCTCCTGGCGGGTCCCGGAATCGTGGTGCGCTGCGCCGAGCCCGGTGAGGCCCTGACGACCCTCGACGGCGTCGAGCGCACACTGACCGACGAGGACCTGCTCGTGTGCGACGCCGACCGTGTGGGTCAGGCGGTGGCCGGGGTGATGGGCGGGGGTGCCACGGAGGTCTCCGATTCGACGATGCGGATCCTGCTGGAGGCGGCCCACTTCGAGGCGAGCGGGATCGCCCGGACCTCGCACCGCCTCGGGCTCCGCTCCGAGGCCAGCGCCCGCTTCGAGCGCGGCGTCGATCCCGATGGAGTCCTGAGAGGCTCCGACCGCGCGGCCGAGCTGTTGGCGGAGGTGGCCGGCGCCCACCCGGTCCCCGACCCCGTCGACCACTATCCGGTCCCCGCCGAGCGCCCCCGCATCCGCGTGCGGGCGCCGAGGGTCTCCGATCTCCTCGGGATCGAGCGAAGCGCCGGGGAGATCGCGACGTTGCTCGAACCCCTCGGGATCAGTGCCGATGTCAGCGGCGACGACCCGACGGATCTCGACGTACGCCCGCCCACGTTCCGCCCCGATCTCGGCCGTGAGATCGACATCATCGAGGAGGTGGCGCGCCGCATCGGCTACAACGCCATCGAGCGCACGACCCCCGTGTCGCCCGGCCACGCGGGTGGTCTGAGCCCCGACCAGCGCGACAGGCGTCTCGTCGCCGACGCCCTGGCGGGTGCCGGCTGCGACGAGGCCGTCACGCTCAGCTTCCTGGCACCCTCCGACCTGGAAGCGGCCGGCCTCCCGCCCGAGGGGGTCGAGGTGGAGAACCCGCTGCGGGCCGAGGAGTCGCTGCTCCGACCGCGCCTGCTTCCCGGCCTTCTGGCCGTGGCGCGGCTCAACGGCGGGCGTCAGCTTCCCGACGTGTCGTTGTTCGAGACGGGCCGGGTGTTCGGGCCGCCCCCCGAGGGGCAGGTGCTTCCCGACGAGCGCGACGCCGTTGCCGGGCTCCTCGTCGGATCCCGGCGTCCCGGCCCGCACACACCGACCCGTGACGTCGACGTCTACGACATCGTCGACGTGTGGAGCGCCGTGCTCGAGGCCTTGGCACTGTCCGATCACCGCCTGGAGCCGGGTGACTCACCGGGCCTCCGTCCCGGCCGTTCGGCGTACATCGTTCTCGACGGGACGCCGGTCGGGTCGCTCGGAGAGGTCGCAGCGCCCGTCATCGAGGCCTTCTCGCTCTCCGGCGTCGCCGTGGCGTTCGAGGCCGACCTCGACGCCGTTCTCGCTGCGTCGCGGCGCTCCCGTACGCTCCACCGGCCCTCGCGCTTCCCGATGTCGTCGATCGATCTGGCCTTCGTCGTGGCGTCCGATGTTCCCGCGGCCGCGCTCGCCCGCACGATGCACGGCGCCGACGACCTGGTGGAATCGGTCCGCTGCTTCGACGAGTACACCGGCGACGAGCTGGGGGAGGGTCGCCGCAGCCTGGCCTACGCCGTCGCCCTCCGGGCCGACGACCGCACCCTCACCGACGCCGAGGTGGGTGAGGCCCGGGCACGGCTCATCGAGGCCGTGGAGACAGCACACGGAGCGACGCTTCGCGCCTGA
- the argB gene encoding acetylglutamate kinase produces the protein MPYIREFAGKVVVIKYGGHAMDDPALADLFATDVVLMRLVGIHPVVVHGGGPQISELMRRFGKEPDFVDGQRVTDAETVDIVRLALVGQVNRDVVAAVNRHGSYAVGLSGEDAGLIRARQRDESLGFVGDVDRIEPEILHSLFRDDLIPVVATIGVDGAGQHYNINADAVAGAVAEALGAEKLVYLTDVHGLYRDLDDPGSLISTIDARALDDLCAGGAVGEGMIPKLASCLSAVRHGVGRAHILDGRIPHALLLEFFTREGIGTMVTL, from the coding sequence ATGCCCTACATCCGGGAGTTCGCCGGCAAGGTCGTGGTCATCAAGTACGGCGGCCACGCCATGGACGACCCGGCGCTGGCCGACCTCTTCGCCACCGACGTCGTGCTCATGAGGCTCGTGGGGATCCACCCGGTCGTCGTCCACGGTGGTGGGCCGCAGATCAGCGAGCTCATGCGCCGCTTCGGCAAGGAGCCCGACTTCGTCGACGGCCAGCGTGTCACCGACGCCGAGACGGTCGACATCGTGCGCCTGGCCCTGGTCGGACAGGTCAACCGTGACGTCGTGGCGGCCGTCAACCGCCACGGCTCCTACGCCGTCGGGCTGTCGGGGGAGGACGCCGGCCTGATCCGGGCGCGGCAGCGCGACGAGTCGCTCGGGTTCGTCGGCGACGTCGACCGCATCGAGCCCGAGATCCTCCACAGCCTGTTCCGTGACGACCTCATCCCGGTGGTGGCGACGATCGGGGTCGACGGAGCCGGCCAGCACTACAACATCAACGCTGATGCCGTGGCCGGCGCCGTGGCCGAGGCACTCGGCGCCGAGAAGCTCGTCTACCTCACCGACGTCCACGGCCTGTACCGCGACCTCGACGACCCGGGCTCGCTCATCTCGACCATCGACGCCCGCGCGCTCGACGATCTCTGCGCGGGTGGAGCGGTGGGGGAGGGCATGATCCCGAAGTTGGCGTCGTGCCTGTCGGCGGTGCGGCACGGGGTGGGCCGGGCCCACATCCTCGACGGGCGCATCCCCCACGCCCTTCTCCTGGAGTTCTTCACCCGCGAAGGCATCGGCACGATGGTGACGCTGTGA
- the pheS gene encoding phenylalanine--tRNA ligase subunit alpha, which yields MSVADLTDLLDGALRDLAARADGADLDTVADLRRHFLGKRSPAARARESIKTLEPDERPRAGKALGDYRAEAERLLATAEARAATDTGPVSALDLTLGGHGARRGHLHLITQVRRELEDIFVGLGYTVAEGPEVETDWYNFEALNMPPAHPARSMFDTLYVRLGAPDQVLLRTHTSPVQIRVMESTEPPIYSVMPGRTFRRDTLDARHSPVFHQIEGLVVDRGITFGDLAGTIETFTRALFGEGHTARLRPSFFPFTEPSAEFEVTCIFCDGDGCGVCSGTGWIELGGCGMVDPAVFGAVGYDPEVYTGFAFGFGLERMAQMRFGIDHVKTFFENDVRFLAQF from the coding sequence GTGAGCGTCGCCGACCTCACCGACCTCCTCGACGGCGCGCTGCGCGACCTCGCGGCCCGGGCGGACGGCGCCGACCTCGACACTGTCGCGGACCTGCGGCGTCACTTCCTGGGCAAGCGCTCACCGGCCGCGCGCGCCCGCGAGTCCATCAAGACGCTCGAGCCCGACGAGCGCCCGCGGGCCGGCAAGGCCCTGGGCGACTATCGCGCCGAGGCCGAGCGGCTACTCGCCACGGCGGAGGCCCGCGCGGCCACCGACACCGGCCCGGTGTCGGCCCTCGATCTCACGCTGGGCGGCCACGGTGCACGGCGTGGCCACCTCCACCTGATCACACAGGTACGCCGTGAGCTCGAAGACATCTTCGTCGGCCTCGGCTACACGGTCGCCGAGGGCCCCGAGGTCGAAACCGACTGGTATAACTTCGAGGCGCTCAACATGCCACCGGCGCACCCCGCGCGGTCCATGTTCGACACGCTCTACGTCCGGCTCGGCGCACCCGACCAGGTGCTGCTGCGGACCCACACGTCGCCGGTGCAGATCCGGGTCATGGAGTCCACCGAGCCGCCGATCTACTCGGTCATGCCCGGGCGCACGTTCCGGCGTGACACCCTCGACGCCCGGCACTCACCCGTTTTCCACCAGATCGAGGGCCTGGTCGTCGACCGGGGTATCACGTTCGGCGACCTGGCCGGCACGATCGAGACCTTCACGCGGGCGCTGTTCGGTGAGGGCCACACAGCCCGCCTCCGACCGTCGTTCTTCCCGTTCACGGAGCCGTCGGCCGAGTTCGAGGTCACGTGCATCTTCTGCGACGGTGACGGCTGCGGCGTGTGCTCGGGCACCGGTTGGATCGAACTCGGCGGGTGCGGGATGGTCGACCCCGCCGTGTTCGGGGCCGTGGGCTACGACCCGGAGGTCTACACGGGCTTCGCCTTCGGGTTCGGGCTCGAGCGCATGGCGCAGATGCGCTTCGGCATCGACCACGTGAAGACGTTCTTCGAGAACGACGTCCGATTCCTGGCCCAGTTCTGA
- a CDS encoding argininosuccinate synthase, whose translation MTDPVKPDVRRVVLAYSGGLDTSVAVRWMVEEWGAEVVAVAVDVGQGASDTEVLRERALAAGAVEAVVVDARAEYATEFIAPAIRANALYEGKYPLLSALSRPVIARHLVKAAREFGADAVAHGCTGKGNDQIRFEVGLRTLAPDLEVLAPVRVWGFTRDDSMDYADTYDIPVTSTREKPYSIDANLVGRAIECGALEDPWAAPPEGIFELVGDVADAPREPTDVIVGFEEGVPVSLDAQKLPLHEMLPALDTIVGRYGWGRLDMVENRRVGIKARETYECPGALALLLAHADLESVTVERDLAREKARLEPRWADLVYDGHWYSPLREALDAFIDVSQRHVSGEVRLRLETGRCFVSGRRADRGLYDHDLATYDATDSFRHEDAAGFVRLWGLSLETWSRRLGPGSEEGP comes from the coding sequence GTGACCGATCCCGTGAAGCCCGACGTCAGGCGGGTCGTACTCGCCTACTCCGGTGGGCTCGACACGTCGGTGGCGGTGCGGTGGATGGTCGAGGAGTGGGGTGCCGAGGTCGTTGCCGTCGCCGTCGACGTCGGACAGGGCGCGAGCGACACCGAGGTCCTCCGTGAGCGTGCCCTCGCCGCCGGTGCCGTCGAGGCCGTCGTCGTCGACGCGCGCGCGGAGTACGCCACTGAGTTCATCGCACCGGCGATCCGGGCGAATGCTCTCTACGAGGGGAAGTACCCGCTGCTGTCGGCCCTGTCGCGACCCGTCATCGCGCGCCACCTCGTGAAGGCCGCCCGTGAGTTCGGTGCCGACGCCGTGGCGCACGGCTGCACGGGCAAGGGGAACGACCAGATCCGCTTCGAGGTCGGCCTGCGCACACTGGCACCCGATCTCGAGGTCCTGGCGCCCGTGCGCGTCTGGGGGTTCACCCGCGACGACTCGATGGACTACGCCGACACGTACGACATCCCGGTCACGAGCACCCGGGAGAAGCCGTACTCGATCGACGCCAACCTCGTCGGGCGCGCCATCGAGTGTGGCGCCCTGGAGGACCCGTGGGCCGCGCCACCCGAAGGGATCTTCGAGCTCGTCGGAGACGTGGCCGACGCCCCGCGTGAGCCGACCGATGTCATCGTGGGATTCGAGGAAGGCGTACCCGTCAGCCTCGACGCACAGAAGCTCCCGCTGCACGAGATGCTCCCGGCGCTCGATACCATCGTCGGCCGCTATGGCTGGGGCCGACTCGACATGGTCGAGAACCGCCGGGTGGGCATCAAGGCCCGCGAGACCTACGAGTGCCCGGGAGCGCTCGCCCTGTTGCTCGCGCACGCCGACCTGGAGTCGGTCACGGTGGAACGCGACCTCGCCCGCGAGAAGGCGCGTCTCGAGCCCCGCTGGGCCGACCTCGTCTACGACGGCCACTGGTACTCGCCGCTGCGTGAGGCCCTCGACGCGTTCATCGACGTGTCGCAGCGCCACGTGTCCGGTGAGGTGCGCCTCCGCCTGGAGACCGGGCGCTGCTTCGTGAGCGGACGTCGGGCCGACCGTGGGCTCTACGACCACGACCTCGCCACCTACGACGCCACCGACTCCTTCCGCCACGAGGACGCTGCCGGCTTCGTCCGCCTGTGGGGCCTGTCGCTGGAGACGTGGTCGCGTCGACTCGGACCGGGCTCGGAGGAGGGACCATGA
- the argR gene encoding arginine repressor — protein sequence MTTMGKPQRQHRIARLLEEQAVSSQHQLVELLAADGVEATQATVSRDLEDLGAVKVRIPGGTMAYAVPEYGKEPTAPDDQLRRAMGEFVVEVAASHNLVVLRTGPGQAHVVAGALDRSVMPDILGTVAGDDTIVVVCAETATGGDVARQFEALAGL from the coding sequence ATGACGACGATGGGCAAGCCGCAACGCCAGCACCGGATCGCACGCCTGCTCGAGGAGCAGGCCGTGTCGTCGCAGCACCAGCTCGTGGAACTCCTGGCCGCCGACGGCGTCGAGGCCACCCAGGCCACCGTGAGCCGCGATCTCGAGGACCTCGGTGCGGTGAAGGTGCGGATCCCCGGCGGCACGATGGCCTACGCCGTGCCGGAGTACGGCAAGGAGCCCACCGCCCCCGATGACCAGCTACGCCGTGCGATGGGGGAGTTCGTCGTCGAGGTCGCCGCCAGCCACAATCTCGTGGTCCTGCGGACGGGGCCGGGCCAGGCGCACGTGGTGGCCGGCGCGCTCGACCGCTCCGTGATGCCCGACATCCTGGGAACCGTCGCCGGCGACGACACGATCGTGGTCGTCTGCGCCGAGACCGCCACGGGCGGCGACGTCGCACGGCAGTTCGAGGCACTGGCAGGCCTGTGA
- the argC gene encoding N-acetyl-gamma-glutamyl-phosphate reductase produces MAYRTAVVGGSGYTGGELLRLVAGHPALEATVTTASSNVGQAVADLHPGLRGAYPDTVFEAADPASLAGLDVVFLALPHGASQEIVPSLMGTVGHIVDLGADYRTPAADYAQWYGSPHGTPELLDDFSYGLPELFRDEVAAGTHVAVPGCYPTAAALALAPLVEAATVESERIVVDAASGVSGRGRGLSAPSLYSEAADSMSAYGLVGHRHTGEMEYALGRVAGGDVTVLFTPHLAPMPRGILATCYAQPSGALPTTGELLALFRSFYAGERFVQVVDEPPSTKATLLSNAVHITARADARTDTILVVAAEDNLVKGAAGQALQCANLLLGLEEATGLSALGAAP; encoded by the coding sequence ATGGCGTACAGGACAGCCGTCGTGGGCGGCTCCGGCTACACGGGCGGGGAGCTACTGCGCCTCGTGGCGGGCCACCCCGCCCTCGAGGCCACCGTCACCACCGCGTCCTCCAACGTCGGCCAGGCGGTGGCCGACCTGCACCCGGGGCTTCGCGGGGCGTACCCCGACACCGTCTTCGAGGCGGCCGACCCTGCGTCCCTGGCTGGTCTCGACGTGGTGTTCCTGGCGCTTCCCCACGGCGCGTCGCAGGAGATCGTCCCGTCGCTCATGGGGACCGTCGGGCACATCGTCGATCTCGGGGCCGACTACCGCACGCCGGCCGCCGACTACGCGCAATGGTACGGGTCGCCGCACGGCACACCCGAGCTCCTCGACGACTTCTCCTACGGGCTGCCGGAGCTCTTCCGCGACGAGGTGGCCGCCGGCACACACGTCGCGGTTCCGGGCTGCTACCCGACGGCGGCCGCCCTCGCGCTCGCGCCGCTCGTCGAGGCCGCGACGGTCGAGAGCGAACGGATCGTTGTCGACGCCGCCTCGGGCGTCTCCGGTCGCGGCCGGGGCCTCTCCGCTCCGAGCCTCTACAGCGAGGCCGCCGACAGCATGTCGGCCTACGGCCTCGTGGGGCACCGTCACACCGGCGAGATGGAGTACGCACTCGGGCGTGTGGCCGGTGGCGACGTCACGGTGCTCTTCACACCGCACCTTGCGCCCATGCCGCGGGGGATTCTCGCCACCTGCTACGCCCAACCGTCCGGTGCACTCCCCACGACCGGGGAGCTCCTCGCCCTGTTCCGCTCCTTCTACGCCGGGGAGCGCTTCGTGCAGGTGGTCGATGAGCCCCCGTCCACGAAGGCGACGCTGCTCTCCAACGCCGTCCACATCACAGCGCGTGCCGACGCGCGCACAGACACGATCCTGGTCGTGGCCGCCGAGGACAATCTCGTCAAGGGCGCAGCCGGGCAGGCCCTCCAGTGCGCCAACCTGCTCCTCGGTTTGGAGGAAGCCACCGGCCTCAGCGCGCTCGGGGCGGCACCGTGA